In one Trichlorobacter lovleyi SZ genomic region, the following are encoded:
- a CDS encoding DUF4350 domain-containing protein: protein MSARSKLLILTFCLLLVLAAASLYQLFALRFEAGDIFPAGSSLRSDPLGSMALYQALERTGGVKVERNYRSLANQKVTASTILLLGNQHHELTTADKQEIAEVDQLVAAGNRVVVAFNPVITVPECRPVPAPKPADAKTPKAVKAPDTAWGISAGYLPVSESAPDKQLIKANLTEPGLALSAEIRLLSRLTLQPPPTGWRTIYAVDGKAVVLERSIGSGSLVLVSDSSLFSNEALKADRQAALLAWLLGEQHRIIFDEFHLGVSEQGGIMALARRFGLLPLIGVLLMMAGLYIWQQSIPLNPAGAVASRDPAVGVSHDSFSGLVNLLQRSIPANQLLKVCCQEWQKSFKRELQQDAELRKELSDAMTAQDDPVTRYQRIARLRAERTGR from the coding sequence ATGTCCGCACGCAGTAAACTGCTGATCCTCACCTTTTGCCTGTTGCTGGTTCTGGCGGCTGCCTCCCTCTACCAGCTCTTTGCCTTGCGTTTTGAAGCCGGGGATATCTTTCCGGCAGGTTCATCCCTGCGCAGCGATCCCTTGGGAAGCATGGCGCTGTACCAGGCCCTGGAGCGTACCGGCGGGGTCAAGGTGGAGCGCAATTACCGCTCTCTGGCCAATCAGAAGGTAACCGCAAGCACGATCCTGCTGCTGGGAAACCAGCACCACGAGCTGACGACTGCTGATAAGCAAGAGATTGCCGAGGTCGATCAGCTGGTTGCGGCTGGGAACCGGGTGGTGGTTGCCTTCAATCCGGTCATCACCGTGCCGGAGTGTAGACCTGTGCCGGCACCAAAACCTGCTGATGCAAAGACACCAAAGGCAGTTAAAGCACCGGATACCGCCTGGGGCATCAGTGCAGGCTACCTGCCCGTATCAGAGTCTGCTCCTGACAAGCAACTGATCAAGGCGAACCTGACTGAACCTGGTTTGGCCCTGTCGGCAGAGATCCGCCTGCTGTCCCGCCTGACCCTGCAGCCGCCACCCACCGGCTGGCGTACCATCTATGCCGTTGATGGCAAGGCGGTGGTACTGGAACGCAGCATCGGCAGCGGCAGTCTGGTGCTGGTGTCAGACAGCTCCCTCTTCAGTAACGAGGCACTCAAGGCAGACCGTCAGGCAGCGCTGCTGGCCTGGCTGCTGGGTGAGCAGCACAGGATTATCTTTGATGAATTCCATCTTGGGGTGAGTGAGCAGGGCGGCATCATGGCGCTGGCCCGCCGTTTTGGCCTGCTGCCGCTGATCGGGGTGCTGCTGATGATGGCAGGGCTCTATATCTGGCAGCAGTCAATCCCCCTGAACCCGGCTGGTGCTGTGGCATCCCGTGATCCGGCCGTCGGGGTGAGCCATGACAGCTTCAGCGGTCTGGTGAACCTGCTGCAACGGAGTATTCCGGCCAATCAGCTGCTGAAGGTCTGCTGTCAGGAATGGCAGAAGAGTTTTAAACGTGAGTTACAGCAGGATGCAGAGTTGCGCAAAGAGTTAAGCGATGCAATGACCGCGCAGGATGATCCGGTTACCCGGTATCAGCGGATAGCCCGGCTGCGGGCAGAGAGGACAGGACGATGA
- a CDS encoding C2 domain-containing protein produces MSSPARPIKYRRIAHGTIAMIMRCSLWLGDDHLLSVKSTGYTEEYVRIYLKDLKGVVARRTRTWMLLNVILGSLLALFGIGILSTNDISSPGTIALFIVGTPLLIVFLVNLVKGPTCKTNLLTPLGLIDIPALQRSRKVTRLIKELRPLVAAQQGSMLRSELLSRYDNQRTGTPSAPAAPPTP; encoded by the coding sequence ATGAGCAGCCCGGCCCGGCCCATCAAATACCGTCGTATAGCCCATGGCACCATTGCCATGATCATGCGCTGCTCACTCTGGCTCGGGGATGATCATCTGCTGTCAGTCAAATCCACCGGATATACCGAAGAGTATGTGCGGATTTATCTGAAAGACCTCAAGGGAGTGGTTGCCCGGCGCACCAGAACCTGGATGCTGCTGAATGTAATCCTTGGTAGTCTGCTGGCCCTGTTTGGCATTGGTATTCTAAGTACCAACGATATTTCTTCTCCCGGTACCATTGCACTCTTTATTGTCGGTACACCGCTGCTGATCGTTTTTCTGGTTAACCTGGTCAAAGGCCCCACCTGCAAGACCAATCTGCTGACCCCGCTGGGGCTGATTGACATTCCTGCTCTGCAACGTTCACGCAAGGTAACCCGTCTGATCAAGGAACTGCGGCCTCTGGTGGCAGCCCAACAGGGCAGTATGCTGCGCAGTGAATTGCTCTCCCGCTATGACAATCAACGGACAGGCACTCCCTCCGCTCCGGCAGCTCCCCCAACCCCATGA
- a CDS encoding type II toxin-antitoxin system VapC family toxin has protein sequence MIFDTDIFIWVQRGNARAAALMESAKERFLSVQTYMELLQCAKDKQQHRLIKRFIADFRFTVLPLTENIGHRALVYVEEYGLSSGMRAGDAIIAATATENGMVLSSSNAKHFKVIKELELKVFKP, from the coding sequence ATGATCTTTGATACGGACATCTTCATCTGGGTCCAGCGGGGCAATGCCAGGGCTGCGGCCTTGATGGAGTCGGCCAAAGAGCGCTTTCTGTCTGTACAGACGTACATGGAGCTGCTGCAGTGCGCCAAGGATAAACAACAGCATCGCCTGATCAAGCGTTTTATTGCTGATTTCCGCTTTACCGTCCTGCCGTTGACAGAGAATATCGGCCACCGGGCGTTGGTCTATGTGGAAGAGTACGGACTATCGTCCGGCATGCGGGCCGGTGATGCCATCATTGCCGCAACCGCCACGGAAAACGGTATGGTATTGTCTTCCAGCAACGCCAAACATTTCAAGGTGATCAAAGAGTTGGAGCTGAAGGTCTTTAAGCCGTAA
- a CDS encoding response regulator transcription factor gives MSDDKPRIMLVEDELHLARGICFNLEQDGYAVSHFDRGETALEALRVERCDLIILDVMLPGMDGFQVCKAMRELDSRVPILMLTARSEDVDRVSGLESGADDYLTKPFNLAEFLLRVKGMLRRSSWYRPDPVEEGYQFGVNEVYLLSYRAKTAQGEIDLTEMEVRVLALFFQREGQVIPRGELLESVWGYSSDTETRTLDNFIVRLRKYFEPDPTRPTHFLTVRGVGYRFSRSGV, from the coding sequence ATGAGTGATGACAAACCACGTATCATGCTGGTGGAGGATGAGCTGCACCTGGCCCGGGGAATCTGTTTTAACCTGGAACAGGACGGCTATGCGGTCAGTCATTTTGACCGGGGCGAAACGGCACTGGAGGCGTTGCGGGTGGAACGCTGTGACCTGATCATCCTGGATGTGATGCTGCCCGGCATGGATGGTTTTCAGGTCTGCAAGGCGATGCGGGAGCTTGATTCACGGGTGCCGATCCTGATGCTGACCGCCCGCTCCGAGGATGTGGACCGGGTCAGCGGCCTGGAATCCGGCGCCGATGACTACCTGACCAAACCGTTCAACCTGGCCGAGTTCCTGCTGCGGGTCAAAGGGATGCTGCGGCGTTCCTCCTGGTATCGCCCTGATCCGGTGGAGGAGGGCTACCAGTTCGGTGTCAACGAGGTCTACCTGCTCTCCTACCGGGCCAAGACCGCCCAGGGCGAGATCGACCTGACCGAGATGGAGGTGCGGGTGCTGGCGCTCTTCTTCCAGCGCGAAGGCCAGGTGATCCCCCGAGGCGAGCTGCTGGAGTCGGTCTGGGGCTACAGCTCCGACACCGAGACCCGCACCCTGGACAACTTTATCGTGCGGCTGCGTAAATACTTTGAACCTGATCCGACCCGTCCGACCCACTTCCTGACCGTGCGCGGCGTCGGCTACCGCTTTTCCCGCAGCGGGGTCTGA
- a CDS encoding type II toxin-antitoxin system Phd/YefM family antitoxin, translating into MNASIIDLRYKTSDILAALDNREHVTILYHGKPKGTIIPLEETGATGKICNHAFFGMHAAVQEPSVEAVMEQLRGNRYDL; encoded by the coding sequence ATGAACGCTTCGATCATTGATCTGCGCTACAAAACCAGCGACATCCTGGCTGCCCTTGACAACCGTGAGCATGTCACGATTCTTTACCATGGCAAGCCAAAGGGCACCATCATTCCGCTGGAGGAGACCGGAGCCACCGGCAAGATCTGCAACCATGCATTCTTCGGCATGCATGCCGCTGTCCAGGAACCATCGGTAGAAGCGGTGATGGAGCAGTTGCGGGGCAATCGCTATGATCTTTGA
- a CDS encoding stage II sporulation protein M, whose amino-acid sequence MIIDLERFTAAEKPFWDELERLLKRVEDDPACRLGVDGAVRFHYLYQRASAGLARLDGLAAPLEFRRYLESLVARAYGEIHSTRDNAHRLAPRTWLQETFPQTFRRYIRQFQLAVLITIVGAIFGAAVLMVAPEEKGMLLPFDHLHGSPAERVAKEEQEAGKRLAGHKATFSSSLMTHNTQVSIACMATGMTWGVGTIILLFYNGVILGAVVLDYLAAGQGIFLAGWLLPHGVIEIPAILIAGQAGLVLATTLIGKGSGLTLVARMRLVWGDLTTLIGGVALMLVWAGIVEAFFSQYHEPVLPYSVKIAFGVVELCLLVLFLGRSGRGGKVAKRG is encoded by the coding sequence ATGATCATCGATCTGGAGCGATTTACCGCAGCGGAAAAGCCGTTCTGGGACGAGCTGGAGCGGTTGCTGAAACGGGTGGAAGATGATCCGGCCTGCAGGCTGGGGGTTGACGGCGCTGTCCGTTTTCACTACCTCTACCAGCGGGCCAGCGCCGGTCTGGCCCGGCTTGATGGTCTGGCAGCCCCGCTTGAGTTCCGTCGCTACCTGGAAAGTCTGGTGGCCCGGGCCTATGGCGAGATCCACTCAACCAGAGACAACGCCCATCGTCTGGCGCCCCGCACCTGGCTGCAGGAGACCTTTCCCCAAACCTTCAGGCGCTACATCCGTCAGTTTCAACTGGCCGTGCTGATCACCATTGTTGGGGCGATCTTTGGCGCAGCTGTGCTGATGGTTGCCCCGGAAGAAAAGGGGATGCTGCTGCCGTTTGATCATCTGCATGGCTCACCAGCGGAGCGGGTGGCCAAAGAAGAGCAGGAGGCCGGCAAGCGGTTGGCCGGTCACAAGGCCACCTTCTCCAGCAGCCTGATGACCCACAACACACAGGTCTCCATCGCCTGCATGGCCACCGGCATGACCTGGGGGGTGGGGACCATCATCCTGCTGTTCTACAACGGCGTGATTCTGGGGGCGGTGGTGCTGGATTACCTGGCTGCCGGGCAGGGGATCTTCCTGGCTGGCTGGCTGCTGCCCCACGGGGTGATTGAGATACCGGCTATCCTGATCGCCGGGCAGGCCGGTCTGGTGCTGGCAACAACCCTGATCGGCAAAGGCAGCGGCCTGACTCTGGTGGCCCGTATGCGGCTGGTCTGGGGAGATCTGACCACCCTGATCGGCGGGGTGGCGCTGATGCTGGTCTGGGCCGGTATTGTGGAGGCGTTCTTTTCCCAGTACCATGAGCCGGTACTGCCCTACAGTGTCAAGATCGCCTTTGGCGTGGTGGAATTATGCCTGTTGGTGCTGTTTCTGGGCCGTTCAGGCCGGGGCGGGAAGGTGGCCAAGCGTGGCTGA
- a CDS encoding DUF58 domain-containing protein, with translation MIIPAPAILRLVAATLIPAALLYAVTPQFRPLLLFVPLLVGMVALADLLILFRYRNRLTVTAPPRLSLVCGRAGQLGITIQASNQAGFDLQVGLALPAGFVSPFRETRLKLAKGGDAVCLDWSLTGTKRGRFQVMQCSLRVASPFRLWQLQIRHTISTELRVYPNLRAERRRLASLFLERNDRQLQAQRQRGQGREFDRLRQYQTGDSLGDIHWKATAKRRQLITKEYQIERTQEVYLLIDSSRLSGRPVPTAEGGSEPFLEQAVRTALILGSVAQRQGDLFGVAAFGSRVQGFVRAKTGKTHFGHCRDLLYTVQPGEDNPSFAELATFMAARLRRRALLIFIAPLDEPALAEDFVRAIRILSRHLICVAMPQPPTAAPLFSTATLQSNDELYRHLAGHLTWHQLRELQQSLRLQGVRLMLVKDERLSADLVSHYLDVKRKQLL, from the coding sequence GTGATCATCCCGGCCCCGGCCATACTGCGGCTTGTTGCCGCCACCCTGATTCCGGCTGCGCTGCTGTATGCGGTTACCCCCCAGTTCCGGCCGCTGCTGCTGTTTGTGCCGTTGCTGGTGGGGATGGTTGCGCTTGCTGATCTGCTGATTTTGTTCCGCTACCGCAACCGGTTGACCGTTACGGCCCCCCCGCGTTTGTCGCTGGTCTGCGGTCGGGCCGGCCAGTTGGGGATAACCATCCAGGCTAGCAATCAGGCTGGCTTTGACCTGCAGGTGGGGCTGGCACTGCCCGCCGGTTTTGTATCGCCCTTCAGGGAGACCCGCTTGAAGCTGGCCAAAGGTGGTGATGCGGTCTGCCTGGACTGGTCCCTGACCGGCACCAAACGGGGCAGGTTTCAGGTCATGCAGTGTTCTTTGCGGGTCGCTTCTCCCTTTCGCTTGTGGCAGCTGCAGATCCGTCACACCATCAGCACGGAACTGCGGGTCTATCCCAACCTGCGGGCAGAACGCCGTCGTCTGGCAAGTCTGTTTCTGGAACGCAATGACCGGCAACTGCAAGCCCAGCGTCAGCGGGGCCAGGGACGGGAGTTTGATCGGCTGCGTCAGTATCAGACCGGCGACAGTCTGGGGGATATCCACTGGAAGGCAACGGCCAAACGTCGTCAGCTGATCACCAAAGAGTATCAGATTGAACGGACCCAGGAGGTCTACCTGCTGATCGACAGTTCCCGGCTCAGCGGTCGGCCGGTACCCACTGCTGAAGGGGGCAGTGAACCGTTTCTTGAGCAGGCGGTGCGTACCGCCCTGATCCTGGGGTCAGTGGCCCAGCGCCAGGGAGATCTGTTCGGGGTGGCCGCCTTTGGCAGCCGGGTACAGGGCTTTGTGCGGGCCAAGACCGGCAAGACCCACTTTGGCCACTGCCGCGACCTGCTCTACACGGTGCAGCCTGGTGAAGACAACCCCTCCTTTGCTGAACTGGCCACCTTCATGGCTGCCCGTCTGCGTCGGCGAGCCCTGCTGATCTTTATCGCACCGCTGGATGAACCGGCCCTGGCCGAGGATTTTGTCAGGGCCATCCGTATCCTGTCCCGCCACCTGATCTGCGTTGCCATGCCGCAACCGCCCACGGCTGCCCCGCTGTTCAGCACTGCCACCCTGCAGAGCAATGATGAACTCTATCGCCATCTGGCCGGGCACCTGACCTGGCATCAACTGCGGGAACTGCAGCAGAGTCTTCGTCTGCAAGGGGTCAGGCTCATGCTGGTAAAGGATGAACGGTTGAGCGCGGATCTGGTCTCCCACTACCTGGATGTGAAACGGAAACAACTGCTATGA
- a CDS encoding AAA family ATPase gives MNQGLQQLIAVVQALKGELGKVIIGQHEVIDRVLVALLTGQHALIEGVPGIGKTLLVRTLAKVVGGRFSRIQFTPDLMPTDITGSNIFNMKENEFVLNPGPIFCNFLLADEINRAPSKTQSALLQAMQERLVTIDRKSYNLPASFTVFATQNPVEFEGTYPLPEAQKDRFMLKITMPPPTREEELALVRRTLGSDAPETVLAGDTVRCVISADDLVTLRQALMTLVVQDEIAAYALEVVRATRSHHAVLLGGGPRASQSLILAARAAAAVAGRDFITPDDIKMMALPVLEHRLILQPDYEIEGLTPGEVIGSILQEVTVPR, from the coding sequence ATGAACCAGGGGTTGCAACAGTTGATCGCAGTGGTACAGGCGTTAAAGGGAGAGCTGGGTAAGGTGATCATCGGCCAGCATGAGGTGATTGACCGGGTGCTGGTGGCGCTGCTGACCGGGCAACATGCCCTGATTGAAGGGGTGCCGGGGATCGGTAAGACCCTGCTGGTGCGGACCCTGGCCAAGGTGGTGGGCGGCCGTTTTTCCCGGATTCAGTTCACCCCGGACCTGATGCCTACCGACATCACCGGCTCAAACATCTTCAACATGAAGGAAAACGAGTTTGTGCTCAACCCCGGCCCGATCTTCTGCAACTTCCTGCTGGCCGATGAGATCAACCGCGCCCCGTCCAAGACCCAGTCTGCCCTGCTGCAGGCCATGCAGGAACGGCTGGTGACCATTGACCGCAAGAGCTACAACCTGCCTGCCAGTTTTACGGTCTTTGCCACCCAGAACCCGGTGGAGTTTGAAGGGACCTACCCGTTGCCGGAGGCCCAGAAGGACCGCTTCATGCTGAAGATCACCATGCCGCCGCCGACCCGCGAAGAGGAGCTGGCCCTGGTGCGGCGTACCCTGGGGAGCGATGCGCCGGAGACGGTGCTGGCCGGTGATACGGTCCGTTGTGTGATCAGTGCCGATGATCTGGTAACCCTGCGGCAGGCCTTGATGACGCTGGTGGTGCAGGATGAGATTGCCGCCTATGCCCTGGAGGTGGTGCGGGCCACCCGCAGCCATCATGCCGTGCTGCTGGGGGGTGGTCCCCGTGCCTCACAGTCGCTGATCCTGGCTGCCCGGGCTGCTGCTGCCGTGGCAGGCCGTGACTTCATTACCCCGGATGATATCAAGATGATGGCCTTGCCGGTGCTGGAGCATCGCCTGATTCTGCAGCCAGATTACGAGATCGAGGGGCTGACCCCTGGTGAGGTGATCGGTTCAATCCTGCAGGAGGTCACGGTTCCCCGGTGA
- a CDS encoding O-acetyl-ADP-ribose deacetylase, translating to MSLPVIEIIQGDITTLAVDAIVNAANSTLLGGGGVDGAIHKAAGPGLLNECATLGGCPTGEARITKGYNLPARFVIHTVGPVWTDGAKGEPELLTASYRNSLELARRHGIRSIAFPAISCGVYGYPMKLGAAIALQEAQAAAASGSFDRIILIQYNSPALECYQAVARQLAIPFQP from the coding sequence ATGTCCTTACCTGTCATAGAGATTATCCAGGGCGATATCACCACGTTAGCGGTTGATGCCATTGTCAATGCCGCCAACAGCACCCTGCTGGGTGGCGGCGGGGTGGACGGTGCCATCCACAAGGCTGCCGGGCCCGGGCTGCTGAACGAGTGCGCGACTCTGGGGGGCTGCCCCACTGGTGAGGCCCGCATTACCAAGGGGTACAACCTGCCTGCCCGCTTTGTGATCCATACGGTGGGGCCGGTCTGGACCGATGGGGCCAAAGGCGAACCGGAGCTGCTGACCGCCTCGTACCGCAACAGCCTGGAACTGGCTCGCCGGCATGGCATCCGCAGTATCGCCTTTCCTGCCATCAGCTGCGGGGTATACGGCTATCCCATGAAACTCGGAGCGGCCATTGCACTGCAGGAGGCGCAGGCTGCAGCGGCCAGTGGTTCTTTTGACCGGATCATCCTGATCCAGTACAATAGTCCTGCTCTTGAATGTTATCAGGCTGTTGCCCGGCAACTGGCCATCCCCTTTCAGCCATGA
- a CDS encoding ABC transporter permease translates to MSNVVQALRIALRALRINKMRSFLTMLGIIIGIAAVIAMMAVGSGASYVISQQIASIGSNILLVLPGSMTSGGLRSGSGGVQTLKASDAKAITNECPSVELAAPVVRSSGQIVYGNQNWSTLLMGATPELFVAREWPVINGRSITDSDNDGAAKVCVIGSTIVQNLFGAEDPLGKMIRIKKVPFVVVGVLESKGQSPQGTDQDDVIFVPLRTAQRKLMGSQFPDTVGSILVKARSEELLPKAEKEINALLNQRHRISGGKEPDFTVRNLSEILAVAEQSSKAMSLLLGAVASISLIVGGIGIMNIMLVSVTERTREIGIRMAIGAKKHDILLQFLTEAVLLTLLGGLLGIVLGAGGAIIVSRMLSWPTLISPLAITVAVLFSGAVGIFFGFYPARKAAGLNPIEALRYE, encoded by the coding sequence ATGAGCAACGTTGTCCAGGCATTGCGCATCGCCCTGCGGGCCTTGCGGATCAACAAGATGCGTTCTTTCCTGACCATGCTGGGGATCATCATCGGCATTGCTGCGGTGATCGCCATGATGGCGGTCGGTTCCGGTGCCAGCTATGTGATTTCGCAGCAGATCGCCAGTATCGGCAGTAACATCCTGTTGGTGCTGCCCGGTTCCATGACCAGCGGCGGCCTGCGTAGCGGTAGCGGCGGGGTGCAGACCCTCAAGGCTTCAGACGCCAAGGCGATAACGAATGAATGTCCTTCAGTTGAGCTTGCCGCACCGGTGGTACGCAGCTCCGGTCAGATCGTCTATGGCAACCAGAACTGGTCCACCCTGTTGATGGGCGCCACGCCGGAGTTGTTTGTGGCCCGCGAATGGCCGGTAATCAATGGACGCAGCATTACCGACTCCGACAACGACGGCGCTGCCAAGGTCTGTGTCATCGGCAGTACGATCGTTCAGAACCTGTTCGGAGCTGAAGACCCGCTGGGCAAGATGATCAGGATCAAGAAGGTGCCGTTTGTTGTGGTGGGGGTGCTGGAATCCAAGGGGCAGTCGCCCCAGGGCACCGATCAGGATGATGTGATCTTCGTGCCGTTGCGTACGGCCCAGCGTAAGCTGATGGGCAGCCAGTTTCCGGACACGGTCGGTTCTATCCTGGTCAAGGCCCGCAGTGAAGAGCTGTTGCCCAAGGCAGAAAAAGAGATCAATGCCCTGCTGAACCAGCGCCATCGGATTAGCGGTGGTAAGGAACCGGATTTTACCGTGCGTAACCTGTCGGAAATACTGGCTGTGGCAGAGCAGTCGTCAAAGGCGATGTCGCTCTTGCTGGGAGCGGTGGCCTCCATCTCCCTGATCGTCGGTGGTATCGGCATCATGAACATCATGCTGGTTTCCGTCACCGAACGGACCCGCGAGATCGGTATCCGTATGGCGATTGGTGCCAAAAAACACGATATCCTGCTGCAGTTTCTAACCGAGGCGGTACTGCTGACGCTGTTGGGAGGGCTGCTGGGGATCGTGTTGGGTGCAGGCGGTGCCATCATTGTCTCACGGATGCTCTCCTGGCCTACCCTGATATCACCGCTGGCCATTACGGTGGCGGTGCTGTTTTCCGGCGCCGTGGGGATCTTTTTTGGTTTCTATCCGGCCCGCAAGGCTGCCGGTCTGAACCCGATTGAGGCGTTGCGTTATGAGTGA
- a CDS encoding DUF4129 domain-containing protein → MILRPRSREKGIGAVELLEQATALLRQAPLDTLACYYLGTVPFMLVLLWFWADMSRNADADQRLAGGALALSLLFIWMKVWQSRFSGRLLMQLGGAAELPSVTASVMVQGGLQPWGFIILPLAALITLPFGWCYAFFQNITVPGGPDWRTVQRKSRRLALLWPGQNHLLLALLSLVFLVLFANIAVGVYFLPHLLKSLFGIETIFTRSNRMLLNSTFWAAIVALTQLCLDPLVKACYVLRCHYGESLSSGADLRAQIKTVAERATLPVLLVAFSCVICGSQPAFAAAPVVEPQQQLQQRAARLDRSVEQVIKDPRFAWRLPREHHQLEKRELPGFMQSIITWIQDTAVTVGGWIGDAIKWLFKKLPKPSFSGVKPGWGGSFSDIALLLMYLLLALLLCFGAVFAWRRLRRTPEPEAELPMHTLQVAPDLHDESVIASELTEERWLALARELLEKGELRLGLRALYLATLAALADAKLVTIARCKTNHDYERELLRFSHAMPRLSEAFSLNLRIFEAAWYGMHLPDDETVRSYLDNHRRITSDVRTQ, encoded by the coding sequence ATGATCCTGCGCCCCAGAAGCCGTGAAAAAGGGATCGGGGCTGTAGAGCTGCTGGAGCAGGCCACCGCCCTGCTGCGCCAGGCTCCTCTGGACACCCTGGCCTGTTATTATCTGGGCACTGTGCCGTTTATGCTGGTGCTGCTCTGGTTCTGGGCTGATATGAGCCGTAACGCTGATGCAGATCAGCGGCTGGCCGGAGGGGCACTGGCCCTGTCGCTTCTGTTCATCTGGATGAAGGTCTGGCAAAGCCGTTTCAGTGGTCGTCTGCTGATGCAACTGGGGGGGGCTGCCGAGCTGCCTTCAGTTACCGCTAGTGTCATGGTGCAGGGCGGGCTGCAGCCTTGGGGCTTTATCATCCTGCCGCTGGCCGCTCTGATAACCCTGCCGTTTGGCTGGTGCTATGCCTTTTTCCAGAATATCACCGTGCCGGGTGGCCCGGACTGGCGTACCGTGCAACGCAAATCACGCCGTCTGGCCCTGCTCTGGCCCGGTCAGAACCATCTGCTGCTGGCCCTGTTGTCACTTGTCTTTCTGGTACTGTTTGCCAATATTGCGGTTGGCGTTTACTTCCTGCCCCACCTGCTCAAGAGCCTGTTCGGGATTGAGACCATCTTCACCCGCAGTAACCGGATGCTGCTTAATTCCACCTTCTGGGCTGCGATTGTGGCGCTTACCCAGCTCTGCCTTGATCCGCTGGTCAAGGCCTGCTACGTGCTGCGCTGTCACTATGGAGAATCATTATCCAGTGGTGCTGATCTGCGGGCCCAGATCAAGACGGTTGCGGAACGGGCAACCCTGCCGGTGCTTCTGGTTGCTTTCAGTTGTGTCATCTGCGGCAGTCAGCCTGCTTTTGCTGCTGCGCCGGTTGTTGAACCGCAACAACAGCTGCAGCAACGCGCAGCCCGGCTTGACCGTTCTGTTGAACAGGTGATCAAAGATCCCCGTTTTGCCTGGCGTCTGCCACGGGAGCACCACCAGCTGGAAAAGAGGGAGCTGCCAGGTTTCATGCAGTCCATCATTACCTGGATTCAGGATACTGCGGTTACAGTGGGAGGCTGGATCGGTGATGCCATCAAGTGGCTGTTTAAAAAACTGCCCAAGCCGTCATTTTCCGGGGTGAAACCTGGCTGGGGCGGCAGTTTTTCAGACATCGCGCTGCTGCTGATGTATCTCCTGCTGGCGTTGTTGCTCTGCTTTGGCGCGGTCTTTGCCTGGCGTCGACTGCGTCGCACCCCTGAACCGGAAGCAGAACTGCCGATGCACACCCTGCAGGTGGCGCCTGATCTCCACGATGAATCGGTGATTGCCAGTGAACTGACCGAAGAACGCTGGCTGGCCCTGGCCCGGGAGCTGCTGGAAAAGGGAGAGCTGCGTCTGGGGCTGCGGGCGTTGTACCTGGCCACCCTGGCTGCCCTGGCTGATGCAAAGCTGGTGACTATCGCCCGCTGCAAGACCAACCACGACTACGAGCGGGAACTGCTCCGCTTCAGCCATGCCATGCCCCGGTTAAGCGAGGCGTTTTCTCTGAACCTGCGGATCTTCGAGGCAGCCTGGTACGGTATGCACCTGCCGGATGACGAGACTGTTCGCAGTTACCTGGATAACCACCGGAGGATCACCAGCGATGTCCGCACGCAGTAA
- a CDS encoding RDD family protein, whose translation MAEQTTTLQIRTPEGIRFSLLLAGPTSRLLALMVDFACISVASTTISTVLRLFALISQDIFMALAILSGFVISIGYGIGCEWYWQGQTVGKRLLHLRVMDEQGLKLQFSQVVIRNLLRIVDSLPALYLVGGIASLTSRKCQRLGDLAAGTIVIRTPKVQLPDLEQLGTEKFNSLAAYPHLVARLRQKVSREEGAIALRALIRREELDPAARLELFRELAALFRSQVTFPAEAVEGVSDERYVRNVVELLFEQRGR comes from the coding sequence GTGGCTGAACAGACCACCACCCTGCAGATCCGCACCCCGGAGGGTATCCGCTTCTCCCTGCTTTTGGCCGGTCCCACCAGCCGTCTGCTGGCGTTGATGGTGGATTTTGCCTGCATTTCTGTGGCCTCAACCACCATCAGCACTGTCTTAAGGCTGTTTGCGCTGATCAGTCAGGATATCTTTATGGCCCTGGCGATTCTGTCCGGCTTTGTGATCTCCATCGGCTACGGCATCGGCTGTGAATGGTACTGGCAGGGGCAGACCGTGGGCAAGCGTCTGCTGCATTTGCGGGTCATGGATGAACAGGGCTTGAAGCTGCAGTTCAGTCAGGTGGTGATCAGAAACCTGCTGCGGATCGTTGATTCGCTGCCCGCGCTCTATCTGGTGGGGGGGATTGCCAGCCTGACCAGCCGTAAATGCCAGCGTCTGGGTGACCTGGCTGCCGGAACAATCGTGATCCGCACCCCCAAGGTGCAGCTGCCTGATCTGGAACAGCTTGGCACAGAGAAGTTCAACTCCCTGGCCGCCTATCCCCATCTGGTGGCCCGTCTGCGGCAGAAGGTCAGCCGGGAGGAAGGGGCCATTGCCTTGCGTGCCCTGATCCGCCGGGAAGAACTTGACCCGGCTGCCCGGCTGGAACTGTTCCGTGAACTGGCAGCCCTGTTCCGCAGCCAGGTGACCTTTCCCGCTGAAGCGGTGGAGGGGGTGTCGGATGAACGCTATGTCCGCAACGTGGTGGAGCTGTTGTTTGAACAGCGCGGGCGGTGA